Proteins encoded within one genomic window of Pseudanabaena sp. BC1403:
- the nusG gene encoding transcription termination/antitermination protein NusG: MMFTEDIDHSSSSQEDEDILFNWYAVQIASGCEKKVKSSLEQRIKTLDVEDRIKQIEIPQTPTVKLRKDGSRATSEEKIFPGYVLIQIKTVRNEIGQLEVDDDAWLAVKSTPHVINFVGTEQKRHYGRGRGHVKPRPLTEKEVERIFRVTVEQEPVLKINMAQGDKIKVLNGPFKDFEGEVVEVSPERSKLKALLSIFGRDTPVELEFTQVQKQN, translated from the coding sequence ATAATGTTTACCGAGGATATCGACCACTCATCTAGTAGCCAAGAAGATGAAGACATACTATTTAACTGGTATGCCGTTCAAATTGCTTCGGGCTGCGAAAAAAAGGTTAAGTCGAGCCTAGAGCAACGCATCAAGACCCTTGATGTCGAAGATAGGATCAAGCAAATTGAAATTCCACAGACACCGACCGTCAAACTGAGAAAGGATGGCAGTCGAGCAACCTCTGAGGAAAAGATTTTCCCTGGTTATGTTCTGATTCAGATCAAAACTGTCAGAAATGAAATCGGACAGCTAGAAGTTGATGATGATGCATGGCTTGCTGTCAAAAGCACTCCCCATGTAATTAACTTTGTCGGCACAGAACAAAAACGTCACTACGGTCGCGGTCGAGGACATGTTAAACCTCGTCCTCTCACCGAGAAAGAGGTTGAAAGAATTTTCCGTGTCACCGTCGAACAAGAGCCAGTTCTCAAAATCAACATGGCTCAAGGCGACAAAATCAAAGTGCTTAATGGACCTTTCAAAGACTTTGAAGGCGAAGTGGTGGAAGTTAGCCCAGAACGGAGCAAACTTAAAGCCCTGCTTTCAATCTTTGGTAGAGACACACCTGTAGAACTAGAGTTCACTCAGGTACAAAAGCAAAACTAA
- the secE gene encoding preprotein translocase subunit SecE, which yields MTKNDLKEQPKEASKVESDAKSEPTGVAKLFVESKAEFGKIVWPTRQQLISESASVLLMIVAVATFVYLIDALFKAIALQVFQ from the coding sequence ATGACGAAAAACGACCTAAAAGAGCAACCAAAAGAAGCATCCAAAGTTGAATCAGATGCAAAATCTGAGCCAACTGGGGTAGCTAAACTTTTTGTAGAATCCAAAGCCGAATTCGGCAAGATCGTTTGGCCCACGCGCCAACAGCTCATTAGTGAGTCTGCATCCGTTCTTTTGATGATCGTTGCAGTCGCAACCTTTGTTTATCTAATTGATGCTTTGTTTAAGGCGATCGCATTGCAGGTGTTTCAATAA
- a CDS encoding ATP-binding protein — translation MLEKYHIQVNSDIYALAKLQGWFQQFQNLLPKPTWMQCNLVLVEVFTNVVSYAHEGLSEETPIDIEITINEIEYLLEMRIWDFGEPFDLQAEIDRAALEAQKSQEFESIDDIPTGGRGLMIAKTVADDIRYETLPDGRNCFVMSKNFAKLI, via the coding sequence GTGTTAGAGAAATACCACATTCAAGTTAACAGTGATATTTATGCTCTTGCTAAATTGCAAGGGTGGTTTCAGCAATTTCAAAATTTATTACCAAAACCAACTTGGATGCAGTGCAATCTTGTGCTGGTTGAGGTATTTACCAATGTAGTATCTTATGCGCATGAAGGCCTTTCTGAAGAAACGCCCATCGATATTGAGATTACAATCAATGAGATCGAATACTTGCTAGAAATGAGGATTTGGGACTTTGGTGAACCTTTTGATCTGCAAGCAGAAATTGATCGGGCTGCTTTAGAAGCGCAAAAGAGTCAAGAGTTTGAAAGTATTGATGATATTCCCACAGGTGGGCGAGGCTTAATGATCGCAAAGACAGTTGCTGATGACATCAGATATGAGACCTTACCTGACGGACGTAATTGTTTTGTAATGAGCAAAAATTTTGCAAAGCTTATTTAA
- the rplJ gene encoding 50S ribosomal protein L10, producing the protein MGKTLDQKKFLVGEMTKEFEGTQMVMVIDYSTLSVAEITKLRRSLRPTGTVCRTTKNTLLKQAISETPEWKPLEGFLVGPSACLFVKDDIGGAVKAYQAFQKESKKTELRGGVLEGRALTAKDLQAIADLPSKEVLIAQIAGAINSVTAKIAIGIKEVPQSLGRAIKAVSEKEAA; encoded by the coding sequence ATGGGTAAGACCCTAGACCAAAAGAAATTTCTAGTCGGAGAAATGACCAAAGAGTTTGAAGGAACTCAGATGGTCATGGTAATCGATTACTCAACTTTATCAGTTGCCGAGATTACTAAGCTCCGCCGCTCACTCCGTCCTACGGGTACGGTGTGCAGAACTACCAAAAACACTTTGCTCAAGCAAGCAATTTCTGAAACTCCTGAATGGAAACCTCTTGAAGGTTTCCTCGTTGGACCTTCTGCTTGTCTGTTTGTCAAAGATGACATCGGTGGTGCTGTTAAGGCATACCAAGCATTCCAAAAGGAATCTAAGAAAACCGAACTTCGTGGCGGAGTCTTAGAAGGTCGCGCTTTGACTGCAAAAGACTTGCAGGCGATCGCAGATCTACCTTCAAAGGAAGTACTTATCGCGCAAATCGCTGGTGCTATCAATTCAGTTACCGCCAAGATCGCGATCGGCATCAAAGAGGTTCCTCAATCTCTGGGCAGAGCTATCAAAGCTGTTTCCGAAAAAGAAGCTGCTTAG
- the rplS gene encoding 50S ribosomal protein L19: MNASEIIRSIEAEYIKTDLPTIYVGDTVKVGVRIKEGGKERTQPYEGVIIARRGSSVNTVITVRRVFQGIGVERAFLLHSPQIESIKVIRRGKVRRAKLYYLRDLVGKATRLKQRFDRPL, from the coding sequence ATGAACGCTTCTGAAATCATCCGCTCAATTGAAGCGGAATATATCAAAACAGATCTCCCCACAATTTATGTAGGAGATACTGTCAAGGTTGGAGTTAGGATTAAAGAGGGCGGCAAAGAACGTACTCAGCCATACGAAGGCGTGATCATTGCGAGACGTGGTTCTAGCGTTAACACTGTTATTACCGTCCGTCGAGTATTTCAAGGAATTGGAGTAGAGCGAGCCTTCTTGCTACATTCTCCTCAAATTGAAAGCATCAAAGTGATTCGTCGTGGTAAAGTTCGTCGTGCTAAGCTCTACTACTTACGTGACCTAGTTGGTAAAGCAACTCGTCTTAAACAACGATTTGATCGACCACTATAG
- the rplK gene encoding 50S ribosomal protein L11: MAKKVTAIIKLALNAGKASPTPPVGPALGQHGVNIMMFCKEYNARTADQAGMVIPVEISVYEDRSFTFVLKTPPASVLIQKAAGISSGSAEPNRKKVGSISRDQLRQIAETKMPDINANDIDAAMKIIEGTAKNMGVTISS; encoded by the coding sequence ATGGCTAAGAAAGTTACAGCAATTATCAAGTTGGCACTTAATGCTGGTAAGGCTAGCCCAACTCCACCAGTTGGCCCTGCTCTAGGTCAGCATGGTGTCAACATCATGATGTTTTGTAAGGAATATAACGCCCGTACTGCTGATCAAGCAGGCATGGTCATTCCTGTAGAAATATCTGTGTATGAAGACCGAAGCTTTACCTTCGTTCTCAAAACACCACCAGCATCAGTTTTAATTCAAAAAGCAGCTGGCATCTCCTCTGGTTCAGCTGAGCCAAACCGTAAAAAGGTAGGTTCTATCTCCAGAGATCAACTTCGTCAAATCGCTGAAACCAAAATGCCTGATATCAACGCAAATGATATCGATGCAGCGATGAAGATTATTGAAGGCACTGCAAAGAACATGGGCGTTACTATTAGCTCTTAG
- a CDS encoding tRNA (5-methylaminomethyl-2-thiouridine)(34)-methyltransferase MnmD, which translates to MDKLSLFPTEDGSITFWSETFQETFHSSHGAKHEAEAKFVIPAKIAEKASTQTQLNILDVCYGLGYNTAAAIACVSELPDRTANLHIIALENNLEVPQKAIASGLVDIWQPAIAQILKIAAATQTVTTENLSLQLLIGDARQTISQVPTKWADAIFLDPFSPPHCPQLWTVEFIQLLANSLKSDGYLVTYSSSAAVRAAMLMAGLQIGAIAPIGRKSPSTIAAFAPIALPTISETESAFLKTRAAIPYRDRNLQSAASEIIAIRQAEQNNSRLPASSSLRKKPL; encoded by the coding sequence ATGGATAAGCTTTCACTTTTTCCCACCGAAGACGGATCAATCACCTTTTGGTCAGAAACATTTCAAGAAACATTCCATAGCTCCCACGGTGCAAAACACGAAGCCGAAGCTAAATTTGTCATACCCGCCAAAATCGCCGAAAAAGCCAGCACCCAAACTCAACTCAATATCCTTGATGTTTGCTATGGCTTGGGCTACAATACCGCCGCCGCGATCGCCTGTGTATCAGAATTACCAGATCGCACCGCCAACCTCCACATTATCGCCCTCGAAAACAACCTTGAAGTCCCACAAAAAGCGATCGCATCAGGATTAGTAGATATCTGGCAACCTGCGATCGCCCAAATCTTAAAAATCGCCGCCGCAACTCAAACCGTAACCACCGAGAATTTATCTTTACAACTACTAATCGGTGACGCAAGGCAAACCATTAGCCAAGTCCCAACCAAATGGGCAGATGCCATCTTTCTCGATCCCTTCTCACCGCCCCATTGTCCCCAACTCTGGACAGTAGAATTTATCCAGCTTTTAGCCAACAGCCTTAAATCTGACGGCTATCTTGTTACTTACTCCTCGTCCGCCGCTGTCCGCGCCGCCATGCTTATGGCAGGATTGCAAATTGGTGCGATCGCTCCTATCGGACGCAAATCCCCCAGTACCATTGCCGCATTTGCGCCCATTGCTTTGCCGACAATCTCAGAAACCGAATCGGCTTTTCTGAAAACTCGTGCGGCGATTCCATATCGCGATCGGAATTTGCAAAGCGCAGCCTCAGAAATTATCGCCATCCGTCAAGCCGAACAGAATAATAGTAGGCTTCCTGCAAGCTCTAGTTTACGCAAAAAGCCTCTATAA
- a CDS encoding transglycosylase domain-containing protein: MASNSVERSQSLTGSILKGTLKAVGGTLLGIIMIGGAAVAGGLVGLALSFRDLPDVRVLKGYVPVETTYIYDINGGLIARLHGDVNREVVTLDRISPHLKRSVLAMEDAYFYTHKGIDPSGIGRAILANFNAGGTVEGGSTLTQQLVKNLFLSNERSLNRKVAEAVLAMRVEQVFTKEQILEMYLNQVFWGKNTNGAETASQNYFGKSAADLTLGEAAMLAGTIQAPSVFNPVDNYSESKKRQGLVLDRLLELGWATQSEVKAAKAQKITIRKQGISYEASRVPYVSQAVTAELEEKFGRDVVLQGGLRVQTTIDLKMQRIAEEVAAEGHKDLVDRGAYADQLSLVAVDPRTGFVKALVGGVGDFDKNQYNRAVLARRQLGSSFKPFVYYLAFASGNYTPDSTIDDSPMTIPDGDEPYAPRNYDNKFSGPISIRQAIAVSRNIPAIKLGLEFGNENVVALCRKLGINSPILPVVSLPLGAADVTPMEVAGAYAVFASGGYKSKTTLIARVTDRNGNLVLDNTPKPELILDPIAVSYLTDALRGVVTNGTATEAQMSDGRPVAGKTGTTSDFRDAWFVGYVPQLSVAIWIGNDDYSPMANGVTGGVYVVPIWRKFMERALAGQPIEQFPVPSEIQEKESGKKKN, from the coding sequence GTGGCATCGAATAGTGTAGAGCGTTCTCAGTCTCTTACAGGCAGTATTTTAAAAGGCACTCTCAAAGCTGTTGGTGGCACGCTGCTGGGCATTATCATGATTGGTGGTGCGGCAGTAGCTGGTGGTCTGGTTGGCTTAGCGCTCAGTTTTCGCGATCTGCCCGATGTGAGAGTACTTAAAGGTTATGTACCCGTCGAAACCACCTATATTTACGACATTAACGGTGGACTAATTGCCCGTTTACATGGTGATGTCAACCGCGAAGTTGTTACCCTTGATCGCATTTCGCCACATCTTAAGCGATCGGTGCTTGCGATGGAAGATGCTTACTTCTATACCCACAAGGGTATTGATCCCAGTGGTATTGGACGCGCTATTTTAGCTAACTTTAATGCAGGTGGAACTGTTGAAGGGGGATCGACCTTAACGCAACAATTAGTTAAAAACTTGTTTCTGTCCAACGAACGTAGTCTTAATCGCAAAGTTGCTGAAGCAGTTTTGGCAATGCGTGTTGAGCAGGTATTTACTAAGGAGCAAATCCTTGAGATGTACCTCAACCAAGTATTTTGGGGAAAAAATACGAATGGAGCTGAAACCGCTTCACAAAATTATTTTGGTAAATCTGCTGCTGATTTGACCCTTGGAGAGGCTGCTATGTTAGCAGGTACGATTCAAGCGCCTTCAGTATTCAATCCAGTGGATAACTATAGTGAATCTAAGAAGCGTCAGGGGCTAGTGCTTGATCGACTTCTAGAGCTTGGATGGGCAACTCAATCCGAAGTCAAAGCTGCTAAGGCTCAGAAAATAACTATTCGCAAGCAAGGGATCTCTTACGAAGCAAGCCGTGTTCCTTATGTGTCGCAGGCTGTAACGGCTGAGCTAGAAGAAAAATTTGGTCGTGATGTCGTTCTCCAAGGTGGATTGCGTGTCCAGACGACTATTGACTTAAAGATGCAGCGTATAGCTGAAGAAGTTGCTGCCGAAGGACACAAGGATTTAGTCGATCGCGGAGCCTATGCAGATCAATTATCTTTAGTGGCTGTCGATCCGCGTACTGGATTTGTAAAAGCTTTGGTAGGCGGTGTTGGCGACTTTGACAAAAATCAGTATAACCGTGCCGTTCTTGCAAGACGACAGCTGGGTTCTTCGTTTAAACCTTTTGTCTATTATCTTGCCTTTGCTTCAGGTAACTACACTCCTGACTCAACGATTGATGATAGTCCAATGACGATTCCTGATGGCGATGAACCATACGCACCGCGTAACTATGACAATAAATTCTCAGGGCCAATTAGCATTCGTCAGGCGATCGCAGTTTCTCGAAATATTCCTGCAATTAAGTTAGGTCTAGAATTTGGCAACGAAAATGTAGTTGCGCTCTGTCGAAAATTGGGAATCAACAGTCCAATACTCCCTGTTGTTTCTTTACCGCTTGGTGCTGCTGATGTTACGCCGATGGAGGTGGCTGGAGCCTATGCTGTATTTGCCAGTGGTGGTTACAAATCCAAAACTACGTTGATTGCGCGGGTAACCGATCGCAATGGCAATCTAGTACTGGACAATACACCAAAACCTGAATTAATTCTCGATCCGATCGCAGTTTCTTATTTAACTGATGCCTTGCGTGGAGTCGTTACCAACGGTACGGCAACCGAAGCGCAAATGAGTGACGGGCGACCTGTAGCGGGTAAGACGGGTACAACTTCAGATTTTCGCGATGCTTGGTTTGTCGGTTATGTACCGCAGCTATCAGTAGCTATTTGGATTGGTAATGATGATTATTCACCGATGGCAAATGGTGTGACTGGCGGTGTGTATGTGGTTCCAATTTGGCGTAAGTTTATGGAAAGGGCGCTAGCTGGACAACCGATCGAGCAATTCCCTGTGCCAAGTGAAATCCAAGAGAAAGAAAGTGGCAAAAAGAAAAACTAA
- the rplL gene encoding 50S ribosomal protein L7/L12 → MSAKIDSIIEELKSLSLLEASELVKAIEETFGVSAAAPVGGMMMAAPGAAAAAEVEEEKTAFDLVLDEVPADKKIAVLKIVREITGLGLKDAKDMVESAPKTIKEAMPKADAEAAKKQIEEAGGKVSIK, encoded by the coding sequence ATGTCTGCAAAAATCGATAGCATTATTGAAGAACTAAAGTCTTTGAGCCTTCTTGAAGCTTCTGAATTGGTCAAAGCGATCGAAGAAACCTTCGGCGTTTCGGCTGCTGCTCCTGTTGGTGGCATGATGATGGCTGCTCCTGGTGCTGCTGCTGCTGCTGAAGTAGAAGAAGAGAAGACTGCTTTTGACTTGGTACTTGATGAAGTTCCTGCTGACAAGAAGATTGCCGTCCTGAAGATCGTTCGCGAAATCACAGGCTTAGGCTTGAAAGATGCTAAGGATATGGTTGAGTCTGCACCTAAGACCATCAAAGAAGCTATGCCTAAAGCTGATGCTGAAGCTGCTAAGAAGCAAATCGAAGAAGCTGGTGGTAAGGTTTCCATCAAGTAA
- the yvcK gene encoding gluconeogenesis factor YvcK family protein, translated as MKPSKKPPANRYRPAFKKKKWLRGFQWFLPGLFVKRWLLVSIVGIVLIVLGIAISARLTPILFLSRLIGNAIDTLVAILPRNMSGPIAFAIGIGLLWLGQKRALGSITQVLMPNQDKELLELLVSHRKLNRGPKIVTVGGGTGLSNLLRGLKQYSANITAIVTVADDGGSSGRLRREHGVLPPGDIRNCLAALADEEKLVTELFQYRFKTGEGLSGHSFGNLFLTAMSEVTGDLEKAIAASSQVLAVRGRVLPATLDHMVLWAEFEDGRYVEGESNIPEAKGKIKHIGCNPDNPKGLPQAIEDINEADLIIIGPGSLYTSIIPNLLVPEILQALIDRNVPSIYLCNIMSQVGETDGYAVSNYVRVLDELAGVRLFDVVLVQKHPPSERSLQHYASSGSHFTVLDRDSLAAIGCPVLIANIMREKPNGTVCHDSEKLAGVLMRWYNRQ; from the coding sequence ATGAAGCCCTCAAAAAAGCCACCAGCAAATCGATATCGTCCAGCCTTTAAGAAAAAAAAGTGGCTGAGAGGGTTTCAGTGGTTTTTACCAGGATTATTTGTAAAGCGATGGCTACTAGTTAGCATCGTTGGTATTGTGCTAATCGTTTTAGGGATTGCCATCTCCGCTAGACTAACCCCGATCTTATTTTTATCCCGCTTGATTGGTAACGCGATCGACACCTTGGTTGCCATCTTGCCACGCAATATGAGTGGTCCAATCGCCTTTGCAATTGGCATCGGACTATTGTGGTTAGGACAAAAACGAGCGCTTGGCTCGATCACGCAAGTTTTGATGCCCAATCAAGACAAAGAACTATTAGAGTTGCTAGTCTCCCATCGCAAACTCAATCGTGGTCCCAAAATTGTTACTGTGGGTGGTGGTACTGGTTTGTCAAACTTATTGCGTGGACTCAAGCAATATAGCGCCAACATTACTGCGATCGTCACCGTTGCCGATGATGGTGGCTCCTCTGGAAGGTTACGCCGCGAGCATGGTGTATTGCCTCCAGGTGATATTCGTAATTGTCTTGCTGCCCTTGCTGATGAAGAAAAGTTAGTAACCGAACTATTTCAATATCGTTTTAAAACTGGGGAAGGATTATCTGGTCATAGTTTTGGTAATTTATTTCTTACCGCGATGAGTGAAGTAACAGGTGATCTGGAAAAGGCGATCGCAGCTAGTTCACAAGTCTTGGCTGTGCGTGGGCGTGTTCTGCCCGCAACTCTTGATCACATGGTGCTATGGGCAGAATTTGAAGACGGACGCTATGTGGAGGGAGAGTCGAATATTCCTGAAGCTAAAGGCAAGATTAAACATATTGGTTGTAATCCAGATAATCCCAAGGGATTACCTCAAGCGATCGAAGATATCAACGAAGCAGATCTGATCATAATTGGACCTGGCAGCTTATATACCAGTATTATTCCTAACCTGCTTGTACCTGAAATACTTCAAGCATTAATTGATCGCAACGTGCCATCGATCTATCTTTGTAATATCATGAGTCAGGTAGGTGAAACTGACGGCTATGCTGTATCTAACTATGTAAGAGTTTTAGATGAGCTAGCAGGTGTGCGATTGTTTGATGTAGTTCTAGTTCAGAAGCATCCACCTTCTGAGCGATCCCTACAACACTATGCCTCCTCTGGGTCACATTTTACGGTTCTAGATCGTGATAGTCTCGCTGCTATAGGCTGTCCTGTTTTGATTGCCAATATCATGCGAGAGAAACCCAACGGAACCGTATGTCATGACTCTGAAAAACTTGCAGGTGTCTTAATGCGCTGGTATAACCGTCAGTAG
- the rplA gene encoding 50S ribosomal protein L1, producing the protein MAKKISKRLKEALSKVEDRPYAPINALELVKVTATAKFPESVEAHVRLGIDPKYADQQLRTTVTLPKGTGQTIRVAVIARGEKVAEATAAGADIAGSEELIDEISKGRMDFDLLISTPDMMPQVAKLGKLLGPRGLMPSPKGGTVTTDLGGAINEFKAGKLEFRADRTGIVHIQFGKAAFPAEDLLINLKALQETIDRNRPSGAKGRYWRSLYVSATMGPAIEVDVTALRDLKFGDA; encoded by the coding sequence ATGGCAAAGAAAATCTCAAAGCGTCTTAAGGAAGCTTTAAGCAAGGTTGAAGATAGACCTTACGCACCGATCAATGCATTGGAGCTAGTCAAAGTAACTGCGACAGCTAAGTTCCCTGAGTCAGTAGAAGCACACGTCAGACTAGGTATCGATCCGAAGTACGCTGATCAACAATTGCGGACAACGGTAACTTTACCAAAAGGAACGGGACAAACAATTCGTGTAGCAGTTATTGCTCGTGGTGAAAAAGTTGCCGAAGCAACCGCCGCAGGTGCAGACATCGCTGGTTCTGAGGAGCTAATCGATGAAATCAGCAAGGGAAGAATGGATTTTGATTTGCTGATTTCAACACCTGACATGATGCCTCAGGTGGCTAAGCTTGGTAAATTGCTTGGACCAAGAGGATTGATGCCTTCACCTAAAGGTGGTACGGTAACTACTGATTTAGGTGGCGCAATCAACGAATTCAAAGCTGGTAAGCTAGAATTCCGTGCCGATCGCACAGGGATCGTCCATATCCAATTTGGCAAGGCTGCCTTCCCTGCTGAAGACTTGCTAATCAACCTCAAAGCTTTGCAAGAAACGATCGATCGCAATCGTCCTTCGGGCGCAAAGGGTAGATACTGGAGATCGCTGTATGTATCTGCAACTATGGGGCCTGCGATCGAAGTTGATGTCACCGCTCTGCGTGATCTCAAGTTCGGAGATGCGTAA